tctgcaggaagtacaaggattggacagcagaagactggagcaaagttattttctctgatgaagctcccttccaacTGTTTTGGACATCTGGAAATCGATTGGTTAGAGAGGCagactcgtaacccaaaggttgtgggtaaGAGTCttggtaccggcagggattgtaggcgGGGGGAGTGAATGTtcagcgctctctcccaccttcagtgccacgactgagatgcccttgagcaaggcaccgaacccccaactgcccccTCGGCGCCGCAACAaaaattggctgcccactgctccgggtggtgtgttcacggtgtgtgtgagcactttggatgggataaatgcagagcactaattctgagtatgggtcaccatacttagccaCATGTCATGTCACACTTTTTCACAAAGTTATTGTACAAATGTACGTGAGAGAATATTCGCTTTAAAACAGCACTACACAAATTAGCAGTTAAACATTCTTTGGagggaattatttatttataaacatctATTGAATACACTACCTGTTGCACAAAGGGCGATGAAAGTCTGCACATGTTTACGGATCAGGTCCAGCTTATCCTCAGGCAGCGGAAGTTTCCTCATAATGTGCTCAATAAAGTCATTGGGAGTGACAGCAGCCAGATTCCACTTCAATTTGCCCAGAACAACCAGCTCCCATTCCTTTAAAAGAAGGTTTGAGGAAAGAAGCAAAATCATTATAGATTCAAACCTAAATAATTTGTGTGATCTCAATCAATTAACAGTACCTGAGGTATTCAGATCTTAAGGTTTGTTTAACTGGAATGACAAATTGCATCTTCTCAAGTGGCTTCATGTTTCTATATGTTTTTCTTCACTACACTGTTAAGACACTGAATGCTGGGGCTAATGTTCTTTATCAACCATTTGGACAAAAGgtctaaaaaaaagatttactggAGATAAGGTACTAAATGTGTTCAAACACTGCTGTTACTCATCtgaatgtttatgtaaaaaatttaagCCAGTTATGATTGCACAAAATCTAGCATCAGCAAAGCTCCTCCAGGACATGGTTTGGTCTTGGCTACGCAAAGATACAAGCTGAAATCCTAAAAGCTATAAGGCTGAATGCAGGCACACTTGAGTTGAAAAACGGGTCACTCAGATTGCCCAGTCACTTCACAGAGACTGTGCAGCATCGGATGCTTTCCTCCTTAGCACAGAAGTGTAATAGTGAGTGTGTTTTATAGCGATATGTCAAGTCAAAAGAGGTCTGAGTACACATAGTTAAATGTTGGATCTGTCATTAGCCCATTTGAACCACAAACACGTTAATTTGAAACCttattatatatgtaaaagtCTTGTAATTAGATTGAGCTGTAACCTCAGTGGAATAAACAAGATCCAATAATGACCATGAATGTAACTGTACAACACTGCTGATGACACTTTTCGTCTTTTGGGGGCACTCTTGATGCATAACATGAACTTACTTTGACCTAAACCGGAGtgacaaatgtaaatataagatgCCAAGTCATTTGGCTTCGGTCAACAAAAAGACAGCATCCTTCAAATAACCACTCCCCCTTCCTGTTTGAAGTGGGGTGAGTAACAGGGGAGCAAGTGACTAACTGGGGAAAACTTGCACTCGTTGGGGCAGTCCTTATGACTGAGTGCCTCGCTCAGATGGAGGTGGTTTTTCTCCACAAGTAAACCACATGCACTTTAGTCATAAGATGGCCCAGTATGGTTGCCATTAACTTCTGAGACATACAGTATAGGCATTTACAACTGCTCTAAAGCACCCACAAAGGATTAAGTGGAACGTATACCCCTGCAACACTCTTAAGTGAGAAGGAATACAATGGCAGCAATTCGATGATGCATTATTTCTCCACTTCCTCTCTTTGCTGGATTTCACTGGTGAGTCACACAAAAGTACAAACAGCTACACATTCTTGTCAGGTTCCTTTCTCAGGGGAGGTTTCTGATGTGAACACGAAGCCTGATGACATGTTGGAGCCACATTCGCTCAATAAAAACCATTGACTCCTGGTACACCAAGAGAGGTATGATGGAATGTAAACTATTTGCAGAGGCGTcctccaaaagaaaaccaattacaTGCTAATGTGAAAATGAGCCTTTGCATTCTAACTGATCTGTGAAGTTTGGGCAGTAAAAAGTAGTAAGCATTATCAGTTcggtgtgtgttgctgtgttctTAAAAAGATATATCaactcaaaattaatattttctcacccttttttttttaataacaacacATCCATGGGGTCCAAtcattgttgttttggaccccattgactttgatTATATGgacaaacattcttaaaatatcttctgaATAAGAACGAAAGTCAGTCAGATTTGGAGTGAAATGAGGTTGAGTAGATGTTGActtttgatattttcatttttggttgaactgtcctATTTAACTGAAGAACAATTTTGGCAACTACTGAAAGTTCAACACTACATAAGATGTTAGCAAATGACTGTGGACCTGTACTGTCCAACTCATTCTTTGGTCATATTGTATGCAGGCTGTTGAACCTTTACGAGGCCATAAATGACCACAAATACCAGTTTTAAgtcactaaattttttttttctgtcaactaTCAACTCAGCAGTCCAGTGTCACATCACAAGTGCACTGAGGCCAGCCCTAAAACTCACTGACACTCTTGCACAGAGCCTTGATGCAGGAACCCACTTCCTCCTTTTGAGCCCTCCAGTCGTACCTCCAggctctcactgtggtttaaTTTACAAGAACCTCTTGCCAGCTAACGAGGACAAAACTTAAGGTTTGACTGTGACAGCTGATCTTCGGCTTCCTGCATCTGTTGGACTTCGAAGACCAGCCGAAGCTCCAACGACCACAAAGATATAACAATAGGCCAGGctgagtggggaaaaaaatgaggTTGCCCACAACAGTAATTTGCAGAGGactcataaataaaattatttttatctttggCCTGAGCTGCTAGAGAACTGCCCATTTCCGCCAGAAAGAGACTGATGAGTCAGTAGTCAAGAACTGAGGAAAAACCAAGTGCAGGTCTAACATATTCAAAAGTTTTCATGCCACATTGTACTGTATTTCCCCTTGACACTGAGTAATGAAAATTTACTAGCATATTTTGCCTTTGcttcttcagaatttctttcaagacatgatatataaatatgcatacagTTAACCTGTGCATATATAGAGTACAACAGGGTTAAAGGCGCCCCTGGGTAAAGGGcgcctttgatattattttcatctaaaccactagatggcacaaaaacatggcgtagcactttccaaaacatcCGCTTTTCAAGATGCATATGTATTTTTGTCTGATCCTTGACGCGATCGTGCACAGCAGCGCAAAGTTGATTCTTTGCTTATTTGatctaatattttatgctttttaaaatgttgtagatttaagtagcaaatgagaatcgctaaaattaatgcatatattttgagacaaatgtcttctttatgattttcagttttaagataaagcaacagtttttaaaCAACAAACTAACATGTAAAAatatggtatttggggtaaaaaagcgcccctgctgttggggctaaaggcgcacagtaattaacatgataattaatagatggccgacatttccatttgttaacatcacatggttagattcagatagtaaatatcatatattatgttggacgtccatattagagataatcaccatgtttagaatgaaaccatcTTATTTAAAAGcatgatattaatcatatcacatcatataataaaatataatttgttgttactactgtaaatatatattcaattattattggatctccttcaatactttcagaatctttattttaaaacgattttgtttctgtattataaaatgtattttttatattaaaatattttaatgacagtatatttattgaatttttaagtaattaattcttttatttttaaaaataagcagaaaatagtataaactttgctaaagtgattattttgaacaagtattaacttagacatttttttaaacattattttagctgAAGTATTTGTATCAATACCGTGTGCCTTTTACCCCATGCTATGCCACACATGGGGTAAAAGGCCCCCCTTGCCACCTCAtgtatttataagatttttaaacaaaacaaacaacttaaatgatttattttcacacaaaatctgttgcaccattaatgttcaatacaacgtatttattttctttgcaattatacattttaggtgcatgaatgacacatttttttcttaaggtgGGCCTTTAGCCCTGTtgtacctttatatatatatatatatatatatatatatatatatatatatatgtgtgtgtgtgtgtgtgtgtgtgtgtgtgtgtgtgtgtgtgtgtgtgtgtgtgtatgaaaagaAGCTGAATGATGATTAGCTAGTTAGACAATGGCAAGTAGCCGGTATCTTTCAATTGACAGAGTCTTAAAATCAATGGACTCCTGCAAGACTATCAATATTCACCCAATATATAAATACAGGTGGAACAAGACTTCAGCCCTGCAGCTATGGGTTGCATAGTTGCCACTAGATGGAGTAATAGCTCTGTCATGCATGGACTAAAACCCTTGAGTtgatatttgaatgtttgtggAGAACATCCATCAGTCGGTAGAATATTTAGTCAAACAGAACCAAGTCTTTGCTGTAGACTACTTTTAACTCTTATGGCATTGATTTGTCAACATACACACTATGAAAAATTCCATCACAAATTAAAGTATACTAGTATCTGCATAacctgaatttttattttaagtggtaTGACTAGCCTACTAAACGATTTAGTGTACCTATAACAGCAGCATATActgtaatgtaaacaaataaacacttaGCAATAGCAGGCCTATATATTGAGGAAAattgtgaataatgtgtgtaatcAATTTTCTGGCAGTCACTAGAGATAAGTTAGCAAGTTTCGGTATGCAAAGAGTTTATTTGGTGCTTACCAGCAGTTCCTGCGGTCTGATTGAGTTATCAGTGTAGATGCACAGCTTCTCTGCAGTTAATGGACGCGTCTCTTTCAATTTAGACGCAAGAAACATGCACACTGCGCCGAGCAACTGCAAGTTACATTTTCTTGTTGGTACCACCGCTAAAAATCGGTCCAAGTAGTTCATAGCCAGTGGAAAAACTTCTTCCTCGCATTTCTGTTCCTCGCAGACCTGGAAAGGGCAGGGCATAACTTAAGTTCAGAGGAAAAGATGCACGTGGCGCAACAAAATTAGTCTAATTTATAAGATTCGCAATGACTATATAGCCTATGCATCAAATAATTATGCCGATTAAACGAAATACGTAGTATTGACCATCAGATAACAGGTTGTAAATCTCCACGGTAACATTAGAGATTGATTCCAAAAAAGTGCAATTTCTATCTTGTCGttgttataaatgtatacatttaatggATGAAAAGGGGACTCTAACATCTTTGTCAATAGACTCACATTCCTTTGGTTCATTCAGTAAGAAATGAATTCAAGTCACAATCGCCCGAGCCAAAAAACACCCATGCAACAGTACGggatctgttttttttaattcgtcatattttcataaaatatttaaaaatataaataaattgtctaGGTCTACTATTCATACATCTAAATATTCACCAACCCTTTTCACATCATTCCCGACAATTGACAAGCAATCAAATCGatgttttatatgattaaaaCACGATTTTTTAAACGAAGTAGCAAGCGCTCTTAGAAGAGTGCGTCACCATCGGAccgaaatatttttttcaaaaatttttataaattctcCTGCTCGATTCACCTgacaatttaaaacatgaaaataaagctAAGGTCCTGCCCTAACGTTTTCAACATTCAGAGATTAGAAATATGAACGATTCTGACAAAAACCGAACTTAATTCCAAGGCAATAGACTTCGATCAGCATGGGTTAAGAAGCATTGCGGGCCCTCGCCCCTTCCGCaaccatatattttaaaaaattgtacaaaattatAGAAGCGTAATTCCCAATATATTCAACCATGAATATGTACCTTAAACGGTCATTTATCAAGTCATGCACATGTAAAGAGTTGTTATGATCATTTTGTTGCGATAAAGTTGTTGTGAAAGAAAAACCAACATGGCGATGGTTAGATGTAGCACAGCGGCAAGCATTGAAGTGCATACGTGTGCATGGAAATatttatccaaaaaataaataaataacattaagcACGATTCTGTGCTCTGTGTTAACGGAACCGAAAACTTTAAGAAATATGCGCTTATGAACACTGACATATGTCGATATCTTCCATCCCCCTGCAAATCTAATCGTGAACTTGGTCCAAAATCAGCGTTTAtggctgcaataaaataaatagcacgACAAAATCGGATCTAACATTTCGGAAATATTAAGGAAGCTCCTTTACTTGCATTCCACAATGCTTACATGACAGAATAAAGGAGAAAACACTTTGCTAGACGTTTTGAAGATACGGTGTAAGCACGGAAATGATCGGTACAAACCTCCAACATCCAAGTTGCCACCATCCTCCGCATAAAGGGCTGAATATCTTTCTGAAcgcatttaaaatatgaacactGGGGAAGAAACCTCTCTTCGATGGTCAGCAAGCTTTGTAGTACCCTGTCATCATAAAGAAGATTCGGGTCAGGACGCGCTCTTATAATGGTGTCCATCTCGAGACAAAGCAGTTCCATGATTGTTACAGTCCTTTTCGATCTCAAATAAGCCTACAAACAGTCAAATACAATGGTTGCGAAATGTCAAAAAGAGCAGAAATGACTTCTCAGGCACATAAAACCAGTCTACAAGGCTGTCCAGGTTAGTCCTGATCCTTTTGCAAACTTTTCCCCACTAGTCTCTTTCTCTGCTCTGCTCCTCTCGCTGCAACATTTGAGGTCTGCAGATGTAAGGCTGTGACGCAAGCCTCATCTTATTATTGGTCAGACGCAACATGCTAGGTCTTCCTCTTCTTTTCCAGCCCTCTTGCTCTGGTTATCAATAGCCCCCACAAGAAGTTCAAGAACTGCAATATTGGCTGATACATTTATGGATCATGCAAGATATTGATCCTTAGTCAACTCACCCATTATTGCCCAACTATTTTAACGACGCTGGGTAAACATAGCCTAAATATAAACACAGTGCACCCAACGCAACACTCAACTTATATATAGTAGCCTATCTTAAAGTGTTTCAAAAAAGTGGTTTGGgttttttatgatgttatttcGTATCAAATAATATGCATATCCTAGTTGATAGTTGTGCCAAGCAGACATTTGCGAAAATTAGACCAATAAACGTTCAAAACCCTTTCTTTTTGACTTTAAGGACACTAAAACGCCACATCGTCATCACAAAGTCGAAATAGAGCTACATGAAGCTGCAACGCCTGTGGTCAACGAGATAGCTTTCTAGGAAATGCAGCGAAAGCATGAAGCAACGCTCGCTCGTCAGAGATAGCAGCTGAATGATAGTTATTCTCTTGAGCTGCTCCCAGTGTATTATATAAAGCATTATTATCGTTTCTATTTAGGATCAAAAAGCCAAGCCTCAAAAGGAGATGTGAGCGTTCCAAAATTGTGATCTGCTATGCAGGTGACGGATTTCAACATGCATATCGCACAAACTCATTCAGAAAGTCACCATAGCAGAAAATGTGTCAAAGCAGTTCAACATTTCGTATAATAAGGTGAATATAGCGTTAGTGTGTCTTCAAAGACCTTCTAGAGAACATCTATAGTGAGTTATTGATCACGGTGCATCTCGAGGTTCTCCAGCCTCTAACAGTGATTCTGAACTCAACATACTACAGCTATGTGCTTTTGCAACAGTTGCTTCGTTTCAACACTTTTAGCTAAATGTGATAGGACATGTctctttaaaaccttttttctcGCTGTAGATTGTTtcctcaaccccccccccccctcttcctTTTATCAATTTGCATAGCCAATAGTTCTTCTGCGCGCGTCTGAGGCTTTCGGATTGTTACTGGGCAGACTTTGTCTGTGGAAATTCACCTTCTAAAGTGCCAGGAAGAACCTAATCTATTTTGCCGATCACCTGATGAACGTTGCTACGTCTCAAAGTCTGCCGCGTGCAGATGccataaataaatttatacaaaTGTAGCAGAGCTACAGCAAGATCTGCAGCCCTCAGAGTGATGCTCTGAGAAACtcaaagatattttaattataaagacCTTATCCTATAAGATAAAGTGATACAGTGATTACAATTTATGCTTAAAGggcaaaaaaagtaataaaaatacattctatTATTTTCAAAGTTAGTCTGCTCAtaagtctatatttttattatattacttaacCCATATGAATTTATATTAACAGAGCATGCAAAAATGATTTCTTTCAACCACCGCATGGAATTTATGGATAATTAAGCAATTCCAATTACTCAAATGCTGAAACATCTAGTAATTTCATTTCCTTGTTAAAACATGCGCGTTATTTAAACTGCAGTGTTACTCGCACGCAGCCGACACGTGAAATTTCGGTAATGCAGGGGCATCATGAGAGGGTTTCAGACATCAAATGCCGCATAATGGCTTCAAACAATGGAGACGACAAGTCACAATAACATCAAGGATGcatcctttttctttttaacgATATAAAGCTTTCCTTTTCTGGCGCAATTAAACTTTTATGGGTGGATATcattcaaaagttatttttaaagaaaacaataactaataaattactcaaatattcataattagaacgtttttatttattttta
The DNA window shown above is from Cyprinus carpio isolate SPL01 chromosome B25, ASM1834038v1, whole genome shotgun sequence and carries:
- the LOC122133881 gene encoding G1/S-specific cyclin-D2-like isoform X3; the protein is MRRMVATWMLEVCEEQKCEEEVFPLAMNYLDRFLAVVPTRKCNLQLLGAVCMFLASKLKETRPLTAEKLCIYTDNSIRPQELLEWELVVLGKLKWNLAAVTPNDFIEHIMRKLPLPEDKLDLIRKHVQTFIALCATDFNFAMHPPSMIATGSVAAAICGLQLNSTNRSLWGDNLTELLAKITNTEVDLLKACQEQIERVLMNNLREGRQQQQKQQQQEQGGPRSKALDDQDQSSTPTDVRDINL
- the LOC122133881 gene encoding G1/S-specific cyclin-D2-like isoform X1 gives rise to the protein MELLCLEMDTIIRARPDPNLLYDDRVLQSLLTIEERFLPQCSYFKCVQKDIQPFMRRMVATWMLEVCEEQKCEEEVFPLAMNYLDRFLAVVPTRKCNLQLLGAVCMFLASKLKETRPLTAEKLCIYTDNSIRPQELLEWELVVLGKLKWNLAAVTPNDFIEHIMRKLPLPEDKLDLIRKHVQTFIALCATDFNFAMHPPSMIATGSVAAAICGLQLNSTNRSLWGDNLTELLAKITNTEVDLLKACQEQIERVLMNNLREGRQQQQKQQQQEQGGPRSKALDDQDQSSTPTDVRDINL
- the LOC122133881 gene encoding G1/S-specific cyclin-D2-like isoform X2, yielding MNYLDRFLAVVPTRKCNLQLLGAVCMFLASKLKETRPLTAEKLCIYTDNSIRPQELLEWELVVLGKLKWNLAAVTPNDFIEHIMRKLPLPEDKLDLIRKHVQTFIALCATDFNFAMHPPSMIATGSVAAAICGLQLNSTNRSLWGDNLTELLAKITNTEVDLLKACQEQIERVLMNNLREGRQQQQKQQQQEQGGPRSKALDDQDQSSTPTDVRDINL